The following proteins are encoded in a genomic region of Pungitius pungitius chromosome 19, fPunPun2.1, whole genome shotgun sequence:
- the LOC119198730 gene encoding disco-interacting protein 2 homolog C-like isoform X2 — protein sequence MADREASPIPLETRARLAELELELSEGMEGPMSHRVPLGPPSAARFHRRRTSGTRDERYRSDVHTEAVQAVLARHVERKVAVPMPSKRRSLVVQTSMDAYTPPGLSPLCSDSSSGSEEEAGPGDDMSVMEHWMSRPSHLGPAHLGSTSSSSSSTQSGGSGNAGRLADSLAHAHISHLGHAHLGHAHLGQLHHQQSHLSQSHHGIGHLSLKRKGALSVAENGGSLRRSCEFGSDMLWPPPLESDENHSAPPDVTGYSSDSSHSRGERHPMSNMGTIARNTQKYGNAERMETGDGVPVSSRVSAKIQQLVNTLKQPRRPPLREFFVDDFDELLEVQQPDPNQPRPEGAEMMAVRGEALGVVTNWPPSLEAALQRWGTISPKAPCLTSLDTGGKPLYVLTYGKLWSRSIKLAYNILHKLGSKQEPMVRPGDRVALVFPNNDPVAFMVAFYGCLLAEVVPVPIEVPLSRKDAGSQQIGFLLGSCGVTVALTSDACHKGLPKSATGEIPQFKGWPKLLWFVTESKHLSKPPRDWFPHIKDANNDTAYIEYKTCKDGSVLGVTVTRIALLTHCQALTQSCSYTEAETIVNVLDFKKDVGLWNGILTSVMNMMHVISVPYSLMKVNPLSWIQKVCQYKAKVACVKSRDMHWALVAHKDQKDINLSSLRMLLVADGSNPWSISSCDAFLNVFQTKGLRADVICPCASSPEALTVAIRRPVEDSSQPPGRGVLSMQGLTYGVVRVDTEERLSVLTVQDVGTVTPGGLVCVVKPEGVPQLCQTDEIGEFCVCSIASGTSYYGLTGMTKNTFEVYPVSSSGGLVSEYAFVRTGLLGFIGPGGLVFITGKMDGLIMVSGRRHNADDIVATALAVEPMKFVYRGRIAVFSVTVLRDERIVVVAEQRPDSTEEDSFQWMSRVLQAIDSIHGVGVFCLSLVPANTLPKTPLGGIHLSEIKQLYLEGGLHPCNVLMCPHTCVTNLPKPRQKQPEIGPASVMVGNLVSGKRIAQASGRDLGQTDDNDQFLFLSEVLQWRAQTTPDHVLYTLLSSRGAVSSSLTCLQLHKRAERVAALLMERAGLQEGDHVALVYPPGIDLIAAFYGALYAGCVPITVRPPHPQNISTTLPTVKMIVEVSHSACVMTTAVICKLLRSKEATATVDIRNWPPVLDTDDLPKKKPPALYKPTNPDGLAYLDFSVSTTGMLAGVQMSHNAVGAFCRSVKLQCELYPSREVAICLDPYCGLGFVLWCLCSVYSGHQSILIPPVELESNPALWLLAVSQLKVRDTFCSYSVMELCTKGLGLQTEALKARGLDLSRVRACVVVAEERPRMSLTHSFSKLFKDLGLHPRSVSTSFGCRVNLAICLQGTSGPDPTTVYVDMRALRHDRVRLVERGSPHSLPLMESGKILPGVRIIIANPETKGPLGDSHLGEIWVHSAHNGSGYYSGYGEEVLQSDHFSSRLSFGDTQTVWARTGYLGFLRRTELTDANGERHDALFVVGALEEAMELRGMRYHPIDIETSVIRAHKSIMECAVFPWTNLLVVVVELEGSEQEALDLVPMVTKAVLEEHYLIVGVVVVTDIGVIPINSRGEKQRMHLRDGFLQDQLDPIYVAYNM from the exons GGATGGAGGGGCCCATGTCTCATCGGGTCCCACTCGGCCCCCCATCTGCAGCCCGGTTCCACCGGCGAAGAACCTCCGGCACCAGAGACGAGCGCTACCGATCAG ACGTCCACACCGAGGCGGTGCAGGCGGTGCTGGCTCGGCACGTGGAGAGGAAGGTGGCGGTGCCGATGCCGTCTAAGAGACGCTCTCTGGTGGTGCAGACCTCCATGGACGCCTACACGCCTCCAG GCCTGTCGCCGCTCTGCTCCGACTCGTCGTCGGgctcggaggaggaggcggggcctggTGACGACATGTCGGTAATGGAGCACTGGATGAGTCGCCCCTCGCACCTTGGCCCCGCCCACTTaggctccacctcctcctcgtcctcgtccacgCAGAGCGGCGGCAGCGGGAACGCCGGGCGGCTGGCCGACTCGCTGGCGCACGCGCACATCTCGCACCTGGGCCACGCCCACCTGGGCCACGCGCACCTGGGCCAGCTGCACCACCAGCAGAGCCACCTGTCGCAGTCGCACCACG ggatCGGCCACCTGTCTCTGAAGAGGAAGGGAGCGCTGAGCGTGGCTGAGAACGGAGGATCTCTGCGGCGCTCCTGTGAGTTTGGCTCCGACATGCTGTGGCCCCCCCCGCTGGAGTCAGACG AAAATCACTCGGCCCCCCCGGACGTGACGGGCTACTCGTCTGACTCCTCCCACTCCCGTGGCGAGCGCCACCCCATGTCCAACATGGGCACCATCGCCAGGAACACGCAGAAGTACGGGAACGCCGAGCGCATGGAGACGGGCGACG GTGTTCCGGTCAGCAGTCGCGTGTCAGCTAAAATCCAGCAGCTTGTGAACACGCTGAAGCAGCCGCGCAGGCCCCCGCTGAGGGAGTTCTTTGTCGATGACTTTGACGAACTTCTGGAGG tCCAGCAGCCGGACCCCAACCAGCCGCGGCCGGAGGGGGCGGAGATGATGGCGGTGCGCGGCGAGGCGCTGGGAGTGGTCACCAACTGGCCCCCCTCCCTGGAGGCGGCCCTGCAGCGCTGGGGGACCATCTCCCCCAAAGCCCCCTGCCTCACCAGCCTGGACACGGGGGGGAAGCCCCTCTACGTCCTCACGTACG GAAAGCTGTGGTCTCGCAGCATCAAACTGGCCTACAACATCCTCCACAAACTGGGCAGCAAACAGGAGCCGATGGTGCGACCGGGAGATCGA gtggcgCTGGTGTTCCCCAACAACGACCCCGTGGCCTTCATGGTGGCCTTCTACGGCTGCCTGCTGGCCGAGGTGGTCCCCGTTCCCATAGAGGTCCCCCTCAGTCGCAAG GATGCCGGCAGTCAGCAGATCGGCTTCCTGCTGGGCAGCTGTGGCGTCACCGTGGCGCTGACCAGCGACGCCTGTCACAAGGGACTCCCCAAGAGCGCCACAGGAGAGATCCCCcagttcaaag gttgGCCCAAGCTGTTGTGGTTTGTGACGGAGTCAAAACATCTCTCCAAACCTCCCAGAGACTGGTTCCCCCACATCAAAGACGCCAACAACGACACGGCTTACATAgag TATAAAACCTGTAAGGACGGCAGCGTGCTGGGAGTCACGGTGACGAGGATCGCTCTGCTCACACACTGCCAGGCGCTCACCCAGTCCTGCAGCTACACCGAGG CGGAGACCATCGTGAACGTCCTGGACTTCAAGAAGGACGTGGGCCTGTGGAACGGCATCCTgacg AGTGTGATGAACATGATGCACGTGATCAGCGTGCCGTACTCGCTGATGAAGGTCAACCCGCTGTCCTGGATCCAGAAGGTCTGCCAGTACAAAG CCAAGGTGGCCTGTGTGAAGTCCAGGGACATGCACTGGGCCTTGGTGGCCCACAAGGACCAGAAGGACATCAACCTGAGCTCGCTGCGCATGCTGCTGGTGGCCGACGGGTCGAACCCCT ggtCCATCTCCTCCTGTGACGCCTTCCTCAACGTCTTCCAGACCAAAGGACTGAGAGCCGACGTCATCTGTCCCTGCGCCAGCTCGCCTGAGGCCCTGACCGTGGCCATCAGGag GCCCGTGGAGGACAGCAGCCAGCCTCCGGGTCGGGGCGTCCTGTCCATGCAGGGTCTGACCTACGGGGTCGTGAGGGTGGACACGGAGGAGCGTCTCTCCGTCCTCACGGTGCAGGACGTCGGCACCGTCACAcccggag gcCTGGTGTGTGTAGTGAAGCCGGAGGGCGTCCCTCAGCTCTGTCAGACTGATGAGATCGGTGAGTTCTGCGTCTGCTCCATCGCCAGCGGCACCTCCTACTACGGCCTCACGGGCATGACCAAGAACACCTTCGAG GTGTACCCGGTGAGCTCCAGCGGGGGGCTGGTCAGCGAGTACGCCTTCGTGCGGACCGGCCTGCTGGGCTTCATCGGCCCCGGGGGCCTCGTCTTCATCACGGGAAAGATGGACGGGCTCATCATGGTGAGCGGGCGCCGGCACAACGCCGACGACATCGTCGCCACGGCGCTGGCGGTGGAGCCCATGAAGTTCGTCTACAGgggcag GATAGCCGTGTTCTCTGTGACGGTGCTGAGGGACGAGAGGATCGTGGTGGTTGCCGAGCAACGGCCCGACTCCACCGAGGAGGACAGCTTCCAGTGGATGAGCCgcgtgctgcag GCCATCGACAGCATCCACGGGGTGGGCGTGTTCTGCCTCTCTCTGGTCCCGGCCAACACCCTCCCCAAGACCCCCCTGGGGGGCATCCACCTGTCGGAGATCAAGCAGCTGTACCTGGAGGGGGGGCTGCACCCCTGCAACGTCCTCATGTGCCCCCACACCTGCGTCACCAACCTGCCCAAACCGAGGCAGAAACAACCGG agatcGGACCTGCCTCTGTGATGGTGGGGAATCTGGTGTCGGGGAAGCGGATCGCTCAGGCCAGCGGGAGAGATTTGGGACAAACGGACGACAACGACCAG TTCCTCTTCCTGTCCGAGGTTCTGCAGTGGCGGGCTCAGACCACGCCGGACCACGTGCTCTACACGCTGCTCAGCTCCCGG ggggCCGTGTCCAGctccctcacctgtctgcagcTCCACAAGAGGGCGGAGCGAGTGGCTGCCCTGCTGATGGAGAGGGCCGGGCTGCAGGAGGGAGACCACGTGGCTCTGGTCTACCccccag GGATCGACCTGATCGCGGCCTTCTACGGGGCGCTGTACGCCGGCTGCGTGCCCATCACggtgcgccccccccaccctcagaaCATCTCCACCACGCTGCCCACCGTCAAGATGATCGTGGAG GTCAGCCACTCGGCCTGCGTGATGACCACGGCCGTCATCTGCAAGCTGCTCCGCTCCAAAGAGGCCACGGCCACCGTGGACATCAGGAACTGGCCCCCGGTGCTCGACACGG atgaccTCCCAAAGAAGAAGCCTCCAGCTCTCTACAAGCCCACCAACCCGGACGGTCTGGCCTACCTGGACTTCAGCGTGTCCACGACCGGCATGCTGGCCGGAGTGCAG atgtCCCACAATGCCGTTGGAGCCTTCTGCCGGTCGGTGAAGCTGCAGTGTGAGTTGTACCCGTCCAGAGAAGTGGCCATCTGTCTGGATCCCTACTGCGGGCTGGGCTTTGTCCTCTGGTGTCTCTGCAG cgtGTACTCGGGGCACCAGTCCATCCTGATCCCCCCCGTGGAGCTGGAGTCCAACCCGGCGCTGTGGCTGCTGGCCGTCAGCCAGCTGAAGGTGCGCGACACCTTCTGCTCCTACAGCGTCATGGAGCTGTGCACCAAAGGGCTCGGCCTGCAGACCGAGGCGCTCAAG GCTCGGGGGCTGGACCTGTCCCGGGTCCGGGCCTGCGTGGTGGTGGCGGAGGAGAGGCCCAGGATGTCGCTCACTCACTCCTTCTCCAAGCTCTTCAAAGACCTCGGCCTCCACCCGAGGTCCGTGAGCACCTCCTTCGGCTGCAGGGTCAACCTGGCCATCTGCCTGCAG ggCACTTCAGGCCCGGACCCCACTACTGTGTACGTGGACATGAGAGCGCTGCGTCACGACAG ggtccGCTTGGTGGAGAGAGGCTCTCCTCACAGTCTTCCTCTGATGGAGTCGGGGAAG attCTACCTGGAGTTCGTATCATCATCGCAAACCCGGAGACCAAAGGCCCTCTGGGAGACTCTCACCTGGGAGAg atctGGGTGCACAGCGCTCATAACGGCAGCGGTTACTACAGCGGCTACGGCGAGGAGGTCCTCCAGTCCGACCACTTCAGCTCCAGGCTCAGCTTCGGGGACACGCAGACGGTCTGGGCCCGGACGGGTTACCTGGGCTTCCTGCGCCGCACCGAGCTCACCGACGCCAACGGAG AGAGGCACGACGCCCTGTTCGTGGTGGGCGCCCTGGAGGAGGCCATGGAGCTGAGGGGGATGAGGTACCACCCCATCGACATCGAGACCTCCGTCATCCGCGCCCACAAGAGCATCATGGAGTG TGCCGTCTTCCCCTGGACCaacctgctggtggtggtggtggagctggagggctcTGAGCAGGAGGCCCTGGACCTGGTTCCCATGGTGACCAaggcggtgctggaggagcACTACCTGATTGTGGGCGTCGTCGTGGTGACGGACATCGGCGTGATCCCCATCAACTCCCGCGGGGAGAAGCAGCGCATGCACCTCCGGGACGGCTTCCTGCAGGACCAGCTGGACCCCATCTACGTGGCCTACAACAtgtag
- the LOC119198730 gene encoding disco-interacting protein 2 homolog C-like isoform X1, whose protein sequence is MADREASPIPLETRARLAELELELSEGDITQKGYEKKRSKLIRAFVQHSRGMEGPMSHRVPLGPPSAARFHRRRTSGTRDERYRSDVHTEAVQAVLARHVERKVAVPMPSKRRSLVVQTSMDAYTPPGLSPLCSDSSSGSEEEAGPGDDMSVMEHWMSRPSHLGPAHLGSTSSSSSSTQSGGSGNAGRLADSLAHAHISHLGHAHLGHAHLGQLHHQQSHLSQSHHGIGHLSLKRKGALSVAENGGSLRRSCEFGSDMLWPPPLESDENHSAPPDVTGYSSDSSHSRGERHPMSNMGTIARNTQKYGNAERMETGDGVPVSSRVSAKIQQLVNTLKQPRRPPLREFFVDDFDELLEVQQPDPNQPRPEGAEMMAVRGEALGVVTNWPPSLEAALQRWGTISPKAPCLTSLDTGGKPLYVLTYGKLWSRSIKLAYNILHKLGSKQEPMVRPGDRVALVFPNNDPVAFMVAFYGCLLAEVVPVPIEVPLSRKDAGSQQIGFLLGSCGVTVALTSDACHKGLPKSATGEIPQFKGWPKLLWFVTESKHLSKPPRDWFPHIKDANNDTAYIEYKTCKDGSVLGVTVTRIALLTHCQALTQSCSYTEAETIVNVLDFKKDVGLWNGILTSVMNMMHVISVPYSLMKVNPLSWIQKVCQYKAKVACVKSRDMHWALVAHKDQKDINLSSLRMLLVADGSNPWSISSCDAFLNVFQTKGLRADVICPCASSPEALTVAIRRPVEDSSQPPGRGVLSMQGLTYGVVRVDTEERLSVLTVQDVGTVTPGGLVCVVKPEGVPQLCQTDEIGEFCVCSIASGTSYYGLTGMTKNTFEVYPVSSSGGLVSEYAFVRTGLLGFIGPGGLVFITGKMDGLIMVSGRRHNADDIVATALAVEPMKFVYRGRIAVFSVTVLRDERIVVVAEQRPDSTEEDSFQWMSRVLQAIDSIHGVGVFCLSLVPANTLPKTPLGGIHLSEIKQLYLEGGLHPCNVLMCPHTCVTNLPKPRQKQPEIGPASVMVGNLVSGKRIAQASGRDLGQTDDNDQFLFLSEVLQWRAQTTPDHVLYTLLSSRGAVSSSLTCLQLHKRAERVAALLMERAGLQEGDHVALVYPPGIDLIAAFYGALYAGCVPITVRPPHPQNISTTLPTVKMIVEVSHSACVMTTAVICKLLRSKEATATVDIRNWPPVLDTDDLPKKKPPALYKPTNPDGLAYLDFSVSTTGMLAGVQMSHNAVGAFCRSVKLQCELYPSREVAICLDPYCGLGFVLWCLCSVYSGHQSILIPPVELESNPALWLLAVSQLKVRDTFCSYSVMELCTKGLGLQTEALKARGLDLSRVRACVVVAEERPRMSLTHSFSKLFKDLGLHPRSVSTSFGCRVNLAICLQGTSGPDPTTVYVDMRALRHDRVRLVERGSPHSLPLMESGKILPGVRIIIANPETKGPLGDSHLGEIWVHSAHNGSGYYSGYGEEVLQSDHFSSRLSFGDTQTVWARTGYLGFLRRTELTDANGERHDALFVVGALEEAMELRGMRYHPIDIETSVIRAHKSIMECAVFPWTNLLVVVVELEGSEQEALDLVPMVTKAVLEEHYLIVGVVVVTDIGVIPINSRGEKQRMHLRDGFLQDQLDPIYVAYNM, encoded by the exons GGGACATCACTCAGAAGGGTTATGAGAAGAAGAGGTCCAAACTGATCAGGGCATTTGTTCAACATTCTAGAG GGATGGAGGGGCCCATGTCTCATCGGGTCCCACTCGGCCCCCCATCTGCAGCCCGGTTCCACCGGCGAAGAACCTCCGGCACCAGAGACGAGCGCTACCGATCAG ACGTCCACACCGAGGCGGTGCAGGCGGTGCTGGCTCGGCACGTGGAGAGGAAGGTGGCGGTGCCGATGCCGTCTAAGAGACGCTCTCTGGTGGTGCAGACCTCCATGGACGCCTACACGCCTCCAG GCCTGTCGCCGCTCTGCTCCGACTCGTCGTCGGgctcggaggaggaggcggggcctggTGACGACATGTCGGTAATGGAGCACTGGATGAGTCGCCCCTCGCACCTTGGCCCCGCCCACTTaggctccacctcctcctcgtcctcgtccacgCAGAGCGGCGGCAGCGGGAACGCCGGGCGGCTGGCCGACTCGCTGGCGCACGCGCACATCTCGCACCTGGGCCACGCCCACCTGGGCCACGCGCACCTGGGCCAGCTGCACCACCAGCAGAGCCACCTGTCGCAGTCGCACCACG ggatCGGCCACCTGTCTCTGAAGAGGAAGGGAGCGCTGAGCGTGGCTGAGAACGGAGGATCTCTGCGGCGCTCCTGTGAGTTTGGCTCCGACATGCTGTGGCCCCCCCCGCTGGAGTCAGACG AAAATCACTCGGCCCCCCCGGACGTGACGGGCTACTCGTCTGACTCCTCCCACTCCCGTGGCGAGCGCCACCCCATGTCCAACATGGGCACCATCGCCAGGAACACGCAGAAGTACGGGAACGCCGAGCGCATGGAGACGGGCGACG GTGTTCCGGTCAGCAGTCGCGTGTCAGCTAAAATCCAGCAGCTTGTGAACACGCTGAAGCAGCCGCGCAGGCCCCCGCTGAGGGAGTTCTTTGTCGATGACTTTGACGAACTTCTGGAGG tCCAGCAGCCGGACCCCAACCAGCCGCGGCCGGAGGGGGCGGAGATGATGGCGGTGCGCGGCGAGGCGCTGGGAGTGGTCACCAACTGGCCCCCCTCCCTGGAGGCGGCCCTGCAGCGCTGGGGGACCATCTCCCCCAAAGCCCCCTGCCTCACCAGCCTGGACACGGGGGGGAAGCCCCTCTACGTCCTCACGTACG GAAAGCTGTGGTCTCGCAGCATCAAACTGGCCTACAACATCCTCCACAAACTGGGCAGCAAACAGGAGCCGATGGTGCGACCGGGAGATCGA gtggcgCTGGTGTTCCCCAACAACGACCCCGTGGCCTTCATGGTGGCCTTCTACGGCTGCCTGCTGGCCGAGGTGGTCCCCGTTCCCATAGAGGTCCCCCTCAGTCGCAAG GATGCCGGCAGTCAGCAGATCGGCTTCCTGCTGGGCAGCTGTGGCGTCACCGTGGCGCTGACCAGCGACGCCTGTCACAAGGGACTCCCCAAGAGCGCCACAGGAGAGATCCCCcagttcaaag gttgGCCCAAGCTGTTGTGGTTTGTGACGGAGTCAAAACATCTCTCCAAACCTCCCAGAGACTGGTTCCCCCACATCAAAGACGCCAACAACGACACGGCTTACATAgag TATAAAACCTGTAAGGACGGCAGCGTGCTGGGAGTCACGGTGACGAGGATCGCTCTGCTCACACACTGCCAGGCGCTCACCCAGTCCTGCAGCTACACCGAGG CGGAGACCATCGTGAACGTCCTGGACTTCAAGAAGGACGTGGGCCTGTGGAACGGCATCCTgacg AGTGTGATGAACATGATGCACGTGATCAGCGTGCCGTACTCGCTGATGAAGGTCAACCCGCTGTCCTGGATCCAGAAGGTCTGCCAGTACAAAG CCAAGGTGGCCTGTGTGAAGTCCAGGGACATGCACTGGGCCTTGGTGGCCCACAAGGACCAGAAGGACATCAACCTGAGCTCGCTGCGCATGCTGCTGGTGGCCGACGGGTCGAACCCCT ggtCCATCTCCTCCTGTGACGCCTTCCTCAACGTCTTCCAGACCAAAGGACTGAGAGCCGACGTCATCTGTCCCTGCGCCAGCTCGCCTGAGGCCCTGACCGTGGCCATCAGGag GCCCGTGGAGGACAGCAGCCAGCCTCCGGGTCGGGGCGTCCTGTCCATGCAGGGTCTGACCTACGGGGTCGTGAGGGTGGACACGGAGGAGCGTCTCTCCGTCCTCACGGTGCAGGACGTCGGCACCGTCACAcccggag gcCTGGTGTGTGTAGTGAAGCCGGAGGGCGTCCCTCAGCTCTGTCAGACTGATGAGATCGGTGAGTTCTGCGTCTGCTCCATCGCCAGCGGCACCTCCTACTACGGCCTCACGGGCATGACCAAGAACACCTTCGAG GTGTACCCGGTGAGCTCCAGCGGGGGGCTGGTCAGCGAGTACGCCTTCGTGCGGACCGGCCTGCTGGGCTTCATCGGCCCCGGGGGCCTCGTCTTCATCACGGGAAAGATGGACGGGCTCATCATGGTGAGCGGGCGCCGGCACAACGCCGACGACATCGTCGCCACGGCGCTGGCGGTGGAGCCCATGAAGTTCGTCTACAGgggcag GATAGCCGTGTTCTCTGTGACGGTGCTGAGGGACGAGAGGATCGTGGTGGTTGCCGAGCAACGGCCCGACTCCACCGAGGAGGACAGCTTCCAGTGGATGAGCCgcgtgctgcag GCCATCGACAGCATCCACGGGGTGGGCGTGTTCTGCCTCTCTCTGGTCCCGGCCAACACCCTCCCCAAGACCCCCCTGGGGGGCATCCACCTGTCGGAGATCAAGCAGCTGTACCTGGAGGGGGGGCTGCACCCCTGCAACGTCCTCATGTGCCCCCACACCTGCGTCACCAACCTGCCCAAACCGAGGCAGAAACAACCGG agatcGGACCTGCCTCTGTGATGGTGGGGAATCTGGTGTCGGGGAAGCGGATCGCTCAGGCCAGCGGGAGAGATTTGGGACAAACGGACGACAACGACCAG TTCCTCTTCCTGTCCGAGGTTCTGCAGTGGCGGGCTCAGACCACGCCGGACCACGTGCTCTACACGCTGCTCAGCTCCCGG ggggCCGTGTCCAGctccctcacctgtctgcagcTCCACAAGAGGGCGGAGCGAGTGGCTGCCCTGCTGATGGAGAGGGCCGGGCTGCAGGAGGGAGACCACGTGGCTCTGGTCTACCccccag GGATCGACCTGATCGCGGCCTTCTACGGGGCGCTGTACGCCGGCTGCGTGCCCATCACggtgcgccccccccaccctcagaaCATCTCCACCACGCTGCCCACCGTCAAGATGATCGTGGAG GTCAGCCACTCGGCCTGCGTGATGACCACGGCCGTCATCTGCAAGCTGCTCCGCTCCAAAGAGGCCACGGCCACCGTGGACATCAGGAACTGGCCCCCGGTGCTCGACACGG atgaccTCCCAAAGAAGAAGCCTCCAGCTCTCTACAAGCCCACCAACCCGGACGGTCTGGCCTACCTGGACTTCAGCGTGTCCACGACCGGCATGCTGGCCGGAGTGCAG atgtCCCACAATGCCGTTGGAGCCTTCTGCCGGTCGGTGAAGCTGCAGTGTGAGTTGTACCCGTCCAGAGAAGTGGCCATCTGTCTGGATCCCTACTGCGGGCTGGGCTTTGTCCTCTGGTGTCTCTGCAG cgtGTACTCGGGGCACCAGTCCATCCTGATCCCCCCCGTGGAGCTGGAGTCCAACCCGGCGCTGTGGCTGCTGGCCGTCAGCCAGCTGAAGGTGCGCGACACCTTCTGCTCCTACAGCGTCATGGAGCTGTGCACCAAAGGGCTCGGCCTGCAGACCGAGGCGCTCAAG GCTCGGGGGCTGGACCTGTCCCGGGTCCGGGCCTGCGTGGTGGTGGCGGAGGAGAGGCCCAGGATGTCGCTCACTCACTCCTTCTCCAAGCTCTTCAAAGACCTCGGCCTCCACCCGAGGTCCGTGAGCACCTCCTTCGGCTGCAGGGTCAACCTGGCCATCTGCCTGCAG ggCACTTCAGGCCCGGACCCCACTACTGTGTACGTGGACATGAGAGCGCTGCGTCACGACAG ggtccGCTTGGTGGAGAGAGGCTCTCCTCACAGTCTTCCTCTGATGGAGTCGGGGAAG attCTACCTGGAGTTCGTATCATCATCGCAAACCCGGAGACCAAAGGCCCTCTGGGAGACTCTCACCTGGGAGAg atctGGGTGCACAGCGCTCATAACGGCAGCGGTTACTACAGCGGCTACGGCGAGGAGGTCCTCCAGTCCGACCACTTCAGCTCCAGGCTCAGCTTCGGGGACACGCAGACGGTCTGGGCCCGGACGGGTTACCTGGGCTTCCTGCGCCGCACCGAGCTCACCGACGCCAACGGAG AGAGGCACGACGCCCTGTTCGTGGTGGGCGCCCTGGAGGAGGCCATGGAGCTGAGGGGGATGAGGTACCACCCCATCGACATCGAGACCTCCGTCATCCGCGCCCACAAGAGCATCATGGAGTG TGCCGTCTTCCCCTGGACCaacctgctggtggtggtggtggagctggagggctcTGAGCAGGAGGCCCTGGACCTGGTTCCCATGGTGACCAaggcggtgctggaggagcACTACCTGATTGTGGGCGTCGTCGTGGTGACGGACATCGGCGTGATCCCCATCAACTCCCGCGGGGAGAAGCAGCGCATGCACCTCCGGGACGGCTTCCTGCAGGACCAGCTGGACCCCATCTACGTGGCCTACAACAtgtag